From Rhododendron vialii isolate Sample 1 chromosome 10a, ASM3025357v1, the proteins below share one genomic window:
- the LOC131304630 gene encoding cytokinin hydroxylase-like: MMVLLAILVVFLFFFVRVAYETVTCYWVTPRRIRRIMEKQGVCGPKPRFLTGNILDMASLVSKSTSKDMDSIHHDIVGRLLPHFLVWSKFYGKRFIYWNGIEPRMCITETELIKELLSRYSTKAGKSWLQQQGSKHFIGRGLLMANGDDWHHQRHIVAPAFMGDKLKSYAGYMVDCTEGMLRSLKSAMESGQTEFEIGEHMSRLTADIISRTEFDCSYEKGKQIFHLLTVLQNRCAQASRHLCFPGSRFFPSKYNREIKSLKTEVERLLLEIIQSRKDCVEVGRSNSFGNDLLGMLLNEMRSKRGISGGFSLNQQLIMDEIKTFFFAGHDTTALLLTWTVMLLASNPTWQDKVRAEVREVCGSNGGAPSVDQLPKLTLLNMVINESLRLYPPASVLPRMAFEDIKLGDLHIPKGLSIWIPVLAIHHSEELWGKDVNEFNPERFSSKSFAPGRFIPFAAGPRNCVGQGFAIMEAKIILAMLISRFSFVISENYRHAPVVILTIKPKYGVQIRLTPLTN; this comes from the exons ATGATGGTGCTGCTGGCCATATTAGTtgtgtttctgtttttcttcGTTAGAGTTGCTTATGAAACTGTGACTTGTTACTGGGTAACACCCAGACGCATCCGGAGAATAATGGAAAAGCAAGGAGTGTGTGGCCCTAAACCCCGGTTCCTAACCGGAAACATTTTGGACATGGCTTCTCTTGTTTCCAAATCCACCTCTAAGGATATGGACTCCATTCATCATGATATCGTCGGCCGACTCCTGCCCCATTTTCTCGTCTGGTCCAAGTTCTATG GGAAGAGATTCATATACTGGAATGGGATAGAGCCGAGGATGTGCATAACGGAGACGGAGCTGATAAAAGAGCTGCTGTCGAGGTACAGCACCAAGGCTGGGAAATCGTGGCTGCAGCAACAGGGCTCGAAGCACTTCATCGGGCGGGGCCTGCTGATGGCCAACGGCGATGATTGGCATCACCAGCGACACATTGTCGCGCCCGCCTTCATGGGAGACAAACTCAAG AGTTATGCGGGGTACATGGTGGACTGCACCGAGGGAATGCTCCGGTCGCTAAAAAGTGCAATGGAATCGGGGCAGACCGAGTTCGAGATCGGCGAGCACATGAGTCGACTCACCGCCGACATCATTTCCAGAACCGAGTTCGATTGCAGCTACGAGAAGGGGAAGCAGATATTCCATCTGTTGACGGTTTTACAGAACCGTTGCGCCCAAGCAAGCCGCCACCTATGCTTTCCCGGAAGCAG GTTTTTCCCGAGCAAATACAACAGAGAAATAAAATCGCTAAAGACGGAGGTGGAGAGATTGCTCCTGGAAATAATCCAGAGCCGAAAGGACTGCGTGGAGGTCGGGAGGAGCAATTCGTTCGGGAACGATTTGCTGGGGATGCTTCTGAACGAGATGCGGAGTAAGAGAGGGATTAGTGGCGGGTTTAGCTTAAACCAGCAGCTGATTATGGACGAGATTAAGACCTTCTTCTTTGCTGGCCATGACACCACTGCTCTACTGCTGACGTGGACCGTCATGCTCCTGGCTAGTAATCCCACGTGGCAAGACAAGGTTCGCGCTGAGGTGAGGGAGGTGTGCGGGAGTAACGGCGGTGCTCCCTCAGTTGATCAACTCCCAAAATTGACCTTG TTAAACATGGTGATTAATGAGTCACTAAGGCTATACCCACCAGCTTCAGTTCTCCCAAGAATGGCATTTGAAGACATAAAGCTAGGTGACCTCCACATCCCCAAGGGCTTGTCAATATGGATCCCAGTTCTGGCCATCCACCACAGTGAAGAATTGTGGGGCAAAGATGTCAACGAGTTCAACCCGGAGCGGTTTTCCTCCAAGTCCTTCGCCCCGGGCCGGTTCATCCCTTTTGCCGCAGGCCCACGAAATTGCGTGGGCCAGGGCTTCGCCATTATGGAAGCCAAGATCATATTAGCCATGCTGATATCACGGTTTAGCTTCGTTATTTCGGAGAACTACCGCCATGCCCCTGTTGTAATCCTCACTATAAAACCCAAGTACGGAGTTCAAATCCGGTTGACCCCATTGACTAATTGA